A window from Methylococcus mesophilus encodes these proteins:
- a CDS encoding formyl transferase — MPERKARIVFLCTDSRYSRIMYHGLATHADVAAIIVEKPVALTRLVRRRMEKLGLTATLGQLLFIVCNKLLARFSARRICELISAYGLDDAPLPENLAIPVDTVNSPRTIALLRELAPDAVVVNGTRIISGEVLDAIETPFLNTHMGITPRYRGVHGGYWAIANNDRENCGVTVHLVDAGIDTGGVLYQDTIAVDERDDFNTYPIHQIAKAIPLMKSALEDVRTHNLRTVPGVLPSRLWHHPTLFQYLRNRLLLAAK, encoded by the coding sequence ATGCCTGAAAGAAAAGCGAGAATCGTATTTCTGTGCACCGACAGCCGCTATTCCCGCATCATGTATCACGGCCTGGCGACCCATGCAGACGTTGCCGCCATCATCGTCGAAAAGCCCGTTGCATTGACCCGCCTCGTACGGCGGAGAATGGAAAAACTGGGGCTGACGGCGACATTGGGCCAGCTGCTTTTCATCGTCTGCAATAAGCTTCTGGCGCGGTTTTCCGCCAGGAGAATCTGCGAGCTCATCTCGGCTTACGGCCTCGACGACGCGCCGCTGCCCGAAAACCTGGCAATCCCGGTCGATACCGTCAACTCGCCCCGGACGATCGCATTGCTCCGCGAATTAGCCCCCGACGCCGTCGTCGTCAACGGCACGCGAATTATTTCGGGGGAGGTTCTCGACGCGATCGAGACGCCCTTCCTCAACACGCACATGGGCATTACCCCGCGTTACCGGGGCGTACACGGCGGCTATTGGGCGATTGCGAACAACGACCGCGAAAACTGCGGCGTGACGGTGCACCTGGTGGATGCCGGTATCGACACCGGCGGCGTCCTCTATCAAGACACCATAGCAGTCGACGAGCGGGACGATTTCAACACCTATCCCATACACCAGATCGCCAAGGCCATCCCCCTGATGAAATCGGCGCTGGAAGACGTGCGTACACACAACTTGCGGACCGTGCCTGGCGTTTTACCTTCACGCCTGTGGCATCATCCGACGCTGTTCCAATATCTCAGGAACCGGCTATTGCTGGCGGCAAAGTAG
- a CDS encoding glycosyltransferase family 2 protein codes for MTHHSSPPGHAPRVTILMPVYNGEKYLAAAMESILGQTFRDFTLLVIDDGSSDSSVAIVQSFGDPRVKVERNPENMGLVKTLNRGLDLVQTEFVARMDCDDIALPERLEKQIAFLDENPDIGMCGTAYELFHESVRQTIRPPCRHEEIVYGLLDDNVFLHSSVIVRMEILNRHGLRYSESYRHAEDYELWARLARHTHIGNLPQVLVRYRSHPENVSNTNKGEQIATRDKVRLEHLESFGLAPAAAQKTLHIDLFSLAFQGSPDQLAEARRWLETLARAVSGRCGIPVGRLHRDFALLWYSACGRSAHHGLKVLLSYLNSAMAWQGPKSYILKLFFRCLMREPIPAVTK; via the coding sequence ATGACACATCATTCCAGCCCTCCCGGCCACGCCCCGCGCGTGACCATCCTCATGCCGGTCTATAACGGCGAGAAGTACCTCGCGGCCGCCATGGAGAGCATCCTCGGCCAAACATTTCGAGACTTCACCCTGCTGGTCATCGACGACGGGTCCAGCGATTCCAGTGTCGCCATTGTGCAGTCCTTCGGCGATCCCCGCGTGAAGGTGGAGCGGAATCCGGAGAATATGGGGCTGGTGAAGACGCTGAACCGGGGACTCGACCTGGTGCAGACGGAGTTCGTGGCCCGGATGGATTGCGACGACATCGCACTTCCAGAGCGCCTCGAAAAGCAGATCGCTTTCCTGGACGAGAATCCCGACATCGGCATGTGCGGGACCGCCTATGAGCTGTTTCACGAGTCGGTCCGGCAAACGATCAGGCCGCCGTGCCGGCACGAGGAGATCGTGTACGGGCTGCTCGACGACAATGTGTTTCTTCACAGTTCGGTGATCGTGCGCATGGAGATCCTGAATCGGCACGGCCTCCGCTACAGCGAGAGCTATCGGCATGCGGAAGACTACGAACTCTGGGCAAGACTCGCCCGGCATACGCACATCGGCAACCTGCCCCAGGTCCTGGTGCGTTACCGATCCCATCCCGAGAACGTCAGCAATACCAACAAGGGGGAACAGATAGCGACCAGGGACAAGGTCAGGCTCGAGCATCTGGAGTCGTTCGGATTGGCGCCTGCCGCTGCCCAAAAGACACTCCACATCGACCTTTTTTCCCTCGCCTTTCAGGGTTCCCCGGACCAACTGGCCGAAGCCCGCCGCTGGCTGGAAACGCTGGCACGCGCGGTGTCCGGCAGATGCGGCATCCCGGTGGGGCGGCTCCATCGCGATTTCGCCCTCTTGTGGTACTCGGCCTGCGGACGCTCCGCTCACCACGGACTCAAGGTGCTGTTGTCCTATCTGAACTCGGCCATGGCCTGGCAGGGCCCCAAAAGCTATATACTCAAGCTGTTTTTTCGCTGCCTGATGCGAGAGCCCATCCCGGCTGTCACGAAGTAG
- a CDS encoding polysaccharide deacetylase family protein — protein MKLDHGVFTVSLDFELYWGVRDKLHIDQYRDNLAGVETAVREMLKVFETHGIHATWATVGFLFFENLGQLKRNLPTSVPRYSRNELCPYRYIEGADTLDPLYHFAPELIGHIAGHQGQEIATHTFSHYYCLEDGQSVSDFKADIAGAKAVAQSKGISVESLVFPRNQWNPDYLATLNELGIKSYRGNESGWIHRATGDSGQNRLRRGLRLLDAYFNVSGHHTYAMEAAAATRPYNFPSSRFLRPYSKKLSCLDGLRLKRITQAMDDAAVHKRIFHLWWHPHNFGKHTAQNLAFLERIVHHYGRLRENHGMRSLNMGELCALAESTNA, from the coding sequence ATGAAACTGGACCACGGCGTATTCACCGTCTCCCTCGACTTCGAGCTGTACTGGGGAGTCAGGGACAAGCTCCATATCGACCAGTACCGGGACAATCTGGCCGGTGTCGAAACCGCCGTCCGGGAAATGCTAAAGGTATTCGAAACCCACGGGATTCATGCCACCTGGGCAACGGTGGGCTTTTTGTTCTTCGAAAACCTCGGCCAGCTCAAGCGGAATCTGCCGACCTCCGTGCCCAGGTATAGCCGGAACGAGCTTTGCCCTTACCGATACATCGAAGGGGCCGACACGCTGGACCCGCTTTATCACTTCGCCCCCGAACTAATAGGGCACATCGCCGGCCATCAGGGCCAGGAAATCGCCACCCATACCTTCTCGCACTATTATTGCTTGGAGGACGGTCAATCGGTGAGCGACTTCAAGGCCGATATCGCAGGGGCGAAGGCCGTAGCGCAGAGCAAAGGGATATCCGTCGAGAGCCTGGTGTTTCCCAGAAACCAGTGGAATCCGGACTATCTTGCCACCCTGAATGAGTTGGGGATCAAATCCTATCGCGGCAATGAATCGGGCTGGATTCACCGGGCCACCGGCGATTCCGGCCAAAATCGGCTGAGGCGGGGTCTCAGACTGCTCGACGCCTATTTCAACGTTTCTGGACACCACACCTATGCGATGGAAGCAGCCGCCGCCACACGGCCCTACAATTTCCCATCGAGCCGGTTCCTGCGTCCTTATTCCAAAAAGCTCTCATGCCTGGACGGACTGCGCCTGAAGCGCATCACCCAAGCGATGGACGATGCCGCCGTCCACAAGCGCATATTCCACCTCTGGTGGCATCCGCATAATTTCGGGAAGCACACGGCACAGAACTTGGCGTTCCTCGAACGCATCGTCCACCATTACGGCCGTCTCCGCGAAAATCACGGAATGCGCTCGCTGAACATGGGAGAACTGTGCGCACTAGCGGAATCCACCAATGCCTGA
- a CDS encoding glycosyltransferase family 2 protein: MRTVRFRISPTIPRHSLLPGFLKRSRVVKTLRYTALSVFGLPFIPIYRQPLGRALKRALGMLQAGDIKKPAMLLLGTLNYTVFYALWVRHPWGEAKIRSKVETSNLHTLDIAFIVGSTGSASPEDIEVTLESIRTQDFQGLVSHVAVMDPALPPLTFRPDEVVPEGSEFVCFLQAGDRLTPDAISRVAACIDGYPKFKLIYSDHDYLIKGKHRCFAEFKPDWNYELSLARFYLQTPVFFSAASLERLGFSALSEPCSLPEVVFTIYENHGSESIAHIPAILCHRPYSRREDCGGELEIYGKAVAAHLARRGEPARIERSREATRGLSVHFPPAPERPLVSIIIPTRNRADLLRNCIESIEARTAYDHYEILVIDNGSDEAQTLDYFREIAARGVRVIPDPSPFNFSAINNRAAEHAQGQYLAFLNNDIEVITPDWLGEMLGLAARPGIGAVGARLWYPNDRLQHAGVILVGGVAGHAHKFLPRGLPGYCDRAVLLQEFSAVTAACMVIRKASFVDVGGFDPDLAVAFNDVDLCLRLKAAGYRNVWTPAAELYHHESLSRGNDTAPDKIERFRRECAYMRERWGDFLRNDPAYSPNLAWDNYDFSLSWERPKF; the protein is encoded by the coding sequence ATGCGTACCGTCCGTTTCCGGATCAGCCCGACGATCCCTCGCCATTCCCTGCTGCCAGGATTCCTGAAGCGCTCGCGCGTGGTGAAAACCTTGCGCTACACCGCTCTGTCGGTATTCGGCCTTCCGTTCATTCCGATCTACCGGCAACCTCTTGGACGTGCGTTGAAACGCGCGCTTGGCATGCTGCAGGCCGGCGACATCAAGAAGCCGGCCATGCTGCTGTTGGGCACCTTGAATTACACGGTGTTTTACGCCCTCTGGGTCCGCCATCCCTGGGGAGAGGCGAAGATACGGTCCAAGGTGGAGACCTCCAACCTGCACACGCTCGACATCGCGTTCATCGTCGGGTCCACCGGTTCGGCGTCTCCGGAAGACATCGAGGTGACGCTGGAGTCGATCCGTACCCAGGATTTCCAGGGGCTCGTCAGCCATGTCGCCGTCATGGACCCCGCCTTGCCGCCGCTCACCTTCCGGCCGGACGAGGTCGTGCCGGAAGGTTCGGAATTCGTGTGTTTTCTGCAGGCGGGAGACAGACTGACCCCCGATGCGATCAGCCGGGTCGCGGCGTGCATCGACGGCTACCCGAAATTCAAGCTGATCTATAGCGACCACGACTATCTGATCAAGGGGAAACATCGCTGTTTCGCCGAATTCAAGCCCGACTGGAACTACGAGCTTTCGCTGGCCCGGTTTTATCTCCAGACGCCGGTTTTCTTCAGTGCCGCCAGTTTGGAAAGGCTGGGGTTCTCGGCGCTTTCCGAGCCCTGCTCTCTCCCCGAAGTCGTATTCACGATCTACGAAAACCATGGCAGCGAAAGCATCGCCCACATTCCCGCGATCCTCTGCCATCGCCCGTATTCCCGCCGAGAGGATTGCGGCGGAGAACTCGAAATCTACGGCAAGGCGGTCGCGGCCCATCTGGCACGGCGGGGGGAGCCGGCCAGGATCGAACGCAGCCGGGAAGCGACCCGCGGCCTTTCGGTGCATTTCCCGCCGGCTCCGGAGCGTCCGCTGGTCTCCATCATCATCCCCACCCGGAACCGGGCCGATCTTCTGCGCAATTGCATCGAAAGCATCGAAGCGCGCACGGCGTACGACCACTACGAGATCCTGGTCATCGACAACGGCAGCGACGAAGCGCAGACGCTGGACTATTTCCGCGAGATCGCGGCCCGCGGGGTGCGGGTGATTCCGGACCCCAGCCCGTTCAATTTTTCGGCCATCAACAACCGGGCGGCTGAGCACGCACAAGGCCAATACCTGGCCTTCCTGAACAACGACATCGAGGTGATCACCCCCGACTGGCTGGGCGAGATGCTCGGCCTCGCGGCCCGGCCCGGTATCGGCGCGGTGGGCGCGCGCCTGTGGTACCCGAACGACCGCTTGCAGCATGCTGGCGTGATCCTGGTCGGCGGGGTGGCCGGACACGCCCACAAGTTCCTGCCGCGCGGCCTGCCCGGCTACTGCGACCGGGCGGTGCTGCTGCAGGAGTTCTCCGCCGTCACCGCGGCCTGCATGGTGATCCGCAAGGCGAGCTTCGTGGACGTCGGCGGCTTCGACCCGGACCTGGCCGTGGCATTCAACGACGTGGACCTCTGCCTGCGCCTGAAAGCGGCCGGCTACCGGAACGTCTGGACGCCCGCCGCGGAACTTTACCATCACGAATCCTTGAGCCGCGGCAACGACACCGCGCCGGACAAGATCGAACGGTTCCGGCGGGAATGCGCCTACATGCGCGAGCGTTGGGGCGATTTTCTGCGCAACGACCCGGCCTACAGTCCCAACCTGGCCTGGGACAACTACGACTTCTCGCTGAGCTGGGAACGGCCGAAATTCTAA
- a CDS encoding glycosyltransferase family 4 protein, producing MRILALTRYDTLGASSRVRFYQYLPYLAEGGIEVETSAFLSNAYLVALYEHRGRLLSHIAAAYFRRLSALGKARRFHLLWIEKELFPWLPATAETLLKRLDVPYVVDYDDAVFHNYDHHRNPLFRALLGKKIDKVMRNAGIVVAGNPYLAERARQAGATRVEIVPSVIDLNRYPEPKIGRPRNLAEPVRIGWIGTPSTATFLRPVRTPLQRVADTPDLRLVLIGAGDTDAGISGAERLAWSEEQEYELLETLDIGIMPLADLAWERGKCGYKLIQYMACGKPVIASPVGVNAEIVEHGVNGFLASSDGEWTEAITTLANDAALRERMGRAAREKVVRAYSLQSQFPRLREILASACRPPNR from the coding sequence ATGAGGATTCTCGCCCTCACCCGCTACGATACGCTGGGTGCCAGCAGCCGCGTGCGTTTCTATCAGTACCTCCCCTATCTGGCCGAGGGCGGAATCGAGGTCGAAACTTCCGCCTTCCTGTCCAACGCCTACCTGGTGGCCTTGTACGAACATCGCGGACGCCTCCTAAGCCACATCGCCGCGGCCTATTTCCGGCGCCTGTCGGCGCTTGGCAAGGCCCGGCGCTTCCACCTGCTGTGGATCGAAAAGGAACTGTTCCCCTGGCTGCCGGCGACGGCGGAGACGCTGCTGAAGCGGCTGGACGTGCCGTATGTAGTCGATTATGACGACGCCGTTTTCCACAACTACGATCACCATCGGAATCCGCTGTTCCGGGCCTTACTCGGTAAAAAGATCGACAAGGTGATGCGCAATGCCGGGATCGTGGTCGCAGGTAACCCCTACCTCGCGGAGCGGGCACGGCAGGCGGGCGCGACACGGGTGGAAATCGTTCCCAGCGTCATCGACCTCAACCGCTATCCCGAACCAAAGATTGGTCGGCCGCGGAACCTTGCCGAACCGGTCCGGATCGGCTGGATCGGCACGCCCTCGACCGCCACGTTTCTCCGCCCCGTGCGGACCCCGTTGCAGCGGGTGGCCGACACGCCGGATCTGCGCCTGGTCCTCATCGGCGCGGGCGATACCGATGCCGGGATATCCGGGGCGGAGCGCCTCGCCTGGTCCGAGGAGCAAGAATACGAGTTGCTGGAGACGCTGGACATCGGCATCATGCCCCTGGCCGATCTCGCCTGGGAGCGCGGGAAATGCGGCTACAAGCTGATCCAGTACATGGCCTGCGGCAAACCCGTCATCGCATCGCCCGTGGGAGTGAACGCCGAGATCGTCGAACACGGCGTCAACGGCTTTCTCGCCTCCAGCGACGGCGAATGGACGGAGGCCATCACGACACTGGCCAACGATGCCGCACTGCGCGAGCGCATGGGCAGGGCCGCCCGCGAAAAGGTCGTGCGTGCCTATTCCCTGCAGAGCCAGTTCCCCAGGTTGCGGGAGATACTGGCATCCGCCTGCCGACCCCCGAACCGCTGA
- a CDS encoding glycosyltransferase family 2 protein, which yields MKGIDIVIVNWNSGTQLRECLRSIENFGNEAAPVAVTVVDNASSDGSADGLPSPSYALRVIRNPANFGFGRASNLGAREGSADYLLFLNPDTRLHPGALSTPPGFMESEAGKDTGICGIQCLDEAGRIARCCARFPTAWRLIGQALGLDRLFPAWIRPHFLSEWPHDTDRDVDQVIGAFFFVRRAVFEQLGGFDERFFVYYEDLDFALRARRAGWGSRYLAGARIFHRGGGVSRQISARRLYYLTNSKLLYVRKHFAGIEAFLASGAVLLLEPLARSAYALGRGRLGEFADTWKAFGWLYASLCRPGRNGR from the coding sequence ATGAAAGGCATCGACATCGTCATCGTCAACTGGAATTCCGGAACCCAGCTCCGCGAATGCCTGCGGTCGATCGAGAATTTCGGGAACGAAGCCGCCCCTGTCGCGGTCACCGTCGTCGACAACGCGTCCTCCGACGGTTCGGCGGACGGCTTGCCATCGCCGTCCTATGCCTTGCGCGTGATCCGCAACCCGGCCAACTTCGGCTTCGGCCGGGCCAGCAATCTCGGCGCGCGCGAAGGAAGCGCCGACTATCTGCTGTTCCTTAACCCGGATACCCGGCTCCATCCCGGCGCCCTGAGCACCCCACCGGGGTTCATGGAGTCGGAAGCGGGAAAGGATACCGGTATTTGTGGCATCCAGTGCTTGGACGAAGCCGGCCGCATCGCCCGCTGCTGCGCCCGCTTTCCCACCGCCTGGCGGCTCATCGGCCAGGCGCTCGGGCTGGACCGCCTGTTTCCGGCCTGGATACGCCCGCATTTCCTCAGCGAGTGGCCCCACGACACCGACCGTGACGTCGACCAGGTGATCGGCGCTTTCTTTTTCGTGCGGCGCGCCGTGTTCGAGCAGCTCGGCGGTTTCGACGAACGCTTCTTCGTCTATTACGAAGACCTGGACTTCGCCTTGCGCGCCCGCCGCGCCGGATGGGGCAGCCGCTATCTGGCGGGGGCCAGGATATTCCACCGGGGCGGCGGCGTGTCCCGCCAGATCAGCGCACGCCGCCTCTACTACCTCACGAACAGCAAACTGCTGTACGTCCGGAAGCACTTTGCCGGGATTGAAGCCTTTCTGGCCTCGGGCGCCGTCCTGCTGCTGGAACCGCTGGCGCGCTCGGCCTACGCCCTGGGGCGAGGCAGGCTGGGCGAGTTTGCCGACACCTGGAAGGCTTTCGGCTGGCTATACGCCTCGCTCTGCCGGCCTGGGAGAAACGGCCGATGA
- a CDS encoding glycosyltransferase family 2 protein, which translates to MTTSACKPQVTVLLPVYNGERYLREAVDSVLTQTYRNFSLLAIDDGSTDSSLEILRSIKDPRLSVKVNPTNRGLINTLNEGLELVQSEYIARMDADDIATPYRLEEQLAFMDAHPDVGLCGGYYERFTDTESIVVRPPTTHEDISYALIFDNVMAHNTVMFRRSVLERYRLRYDPAFAYAEDYELWVRFARYSRLANLPRVLVRYRFHPANTSSRFRQEQQVAAAKIRHIHRTNLGLEPQPGDAALHRQLFDMRFEGDLPELKAAGVWLAKLYRIGVRRCRQNPVNTFLEFNKLWYSACGRLADHGLRVFLQFLRQPFGLFGNPAYTFKLAYRCWKRVKIA; encoded by the coding sequence CATGCAAGCCGCAAGTTACCGTTCTGTTGCCCGTCTATAACGGTGAACGTTACCTGCGCGAGGCTGTCGATAGTGTGCTGACGCAGACCTATCGTAATTTCTCACTGCTCGCGATCGATGATGGTTCGACGGATTCCAGTTTGGAGATCCTTCGATCCATCAAGGACCCTCGGCTTTCCGTGAAGGTCAACCCTACGAACAGAGGGCTGATCAATACGTTGAATGAAGGACTGGAGCTCGTTCAATCCGAATACATCGCCCGCATGGACGCCGACGACATTGCGACACCTTATCGGCTGGAAGAGCAATTGGCATTCATGGATGCCCACCCGGACGTCGGTTTATGCGGGGGGTACTACGAGCGCTTTACGGATACCGAAAGCATCGTAGTGCGCCCTCCAACCACTCATGAAGACATCAGTTACGCGCTGATTTTCGACAACGTGATGGCTCACAATACCGTCATGTTCCGGCGCAGCGTGTTGGAACGCTACCGGCTTAGATACGATCCGGCATTTGCCTATGCCGAGGATTATGAATTATGGGTCCGTTTCGCGCGCTACAGCCGTCTCGCCAACCTGCCCCGCGTGCTGGTCCGGTACCGCTTTCATCCCGCCAATACCAGTTCCCGCTTCAGGCAAGAGCAGCAGGTCGCCGCGGCGAAGATAAGGCATATCCACCGGACCAATCTCGGACTCGAGCCCCAGCCCGGCGATGCCGCATTGCATCGCCAGTTGTTCGACATGCGCTTCGAGGGGGATTTACCGGAGCTGAAGGCGGCAGGCGTCTGGCTTGCGAAACTCTATCGTATCGGCGTCCGGCGTTGCCGCCAGAATCCCGTGAACACCTTCCTTGAATTCAACAAACTGTGGTATTCAGCCTGCGGCAGGCTTGCCGATCACGGTTTGCGGGTATTTCTTCAGTTCCTGCGGCAACCCTTTGGACTCTTTGGAAACCCGGCATACACCTTCAAGCTGGCCTACCGGTGCTGGAAACGTGTCAAGATCGCGTGA